The following are encoded together in the Lactuca sativa cultivar Salinas chromosome 1, Lsat_Salinas_v11, whole genome shotgun sequence genome:
- the LOC111916152 gene encoding uncharacterized protein LOC111916152 isoform X3, with the protein MSSTQSLHSLAFRVMRLCRPTFHIETPLRFDLSDLIVGEDLLDDPSAAPHIRRLLQSQSTTTDSSTDLTYSNRFLLRDDPSDAMGLSGMLVLPQAFGAIYLGETFCSYISINNSSSFEVRDIIIKAEIQTERQRILLLDTTKTPVETIRAGGRYDFIVEHDVKELGAHTLVCTAQYSDGDAERKYLPQYFKFIVSNPLSVRTKVRVVKETTYLEACLENNTKSNLYMDQVEFEPTLQWGATLLKADDHHSEKGVLNREIFKEPVLIKSGGGIHNYLYQLKSLDELSTPTKIEGNNVLGKLQITWRTNLGEPGRLQTQQILGNPIAHKEIELKATKVPPVIILEKPFTVGLSVTNLSEKNVGPFEVVLSLTDNHAVMVNGVKRMALPQVEAYKSLDFQLKISGITLFNTNDKKTYDPLPDIEIFVDAY; encoded by the exons atgagcAGCACACAGTCGTTACACTCGCTAGCCTTCAGGGTGATGCGGTTATGTCGGCCGACGTTCCACATCGAAACCCCACTCCGATTCGACCTCTCCGATCTCATCGTCGGCGAGGATCTCTTGGACGATCCTTCCGCCGCACCTCACATTCGTCGTCTCCTCCAATCTCAATCCACAACCACCGACTCCTCCACCGATCTGACCTACAGTAATCGGTTCCTCCTCCGTGATGATCCCTCCGACGCCATGGGCCTCTCCGGTATGCTTGTTCTCCCTCAGGCATTCGG GGCAATTTATCTTGGAGAAACGTTTTGTAGTTATATAAGCATCAACAACAGCTCTAGTTTTGAAGTGAGGGACATTATAATCAAG GCAGAAATACAAACAGAAAGACAGAGGATACTGCTTTTGGATACAACAAAAACACCTGTAGAAACAATAAGAGCAGGAGGGCGTTATGATTTCATTGTTGAACATGATGTTAAAGAACTTGGTGCACACAC CTTGGTGTGTACAGCTCAATATAGTGATGGTGATGCTGAACGCAAATATCTCCCTCAGTATTTCAAGTTCATAGTTTCAAATCCACTTTCTGTCAGAACAAAg GTCCGTGTTGTGAAG GAAACAACATATTTGGAGGCTTGTTTAGAAAATAATACAAAATCAAATCTTTATATGGATCAAGTGGAATTTGAGCCAACTTTACAATGGGGTGCAACATTATTAAAAGCTGATGATCATCATTCAGAAAAGGGTGTTTTAAACAG AGAGATATTCAAGGAACCTGTTCTAATTAAATCAGGTGGAGGAATTCACAATTATCTTTATCAATTAAAATCATTAGATGAATTATCTACACCAACAAAGATTGAGGGTAATAATGTCCTTGGTAAACTTCAAATAACATGGCGTACAAATTTAGGTGAACCTGGGCGCTTACAAACACAACAAATTCTTGGTAAT CCCATTGCACACAAAGAGATTGAATTGAAAGCAACTAAGGTGCCACCTGTCATCATTTTAGAAAAACCCTTCACA GTGGGGTTGAGTGTAACAAATCTTAGTGAGAAGAATGTTGGGCCATTTGAAGTTGTCTTATCTCTCACTGATAACCATGCTGTTATGGTTAATGGAGTTAAAAGAAtg GCTTTACCTCAGGTGGAGGCATACAAATCTTTGGATTTCCAACTG AAAATCAGTGGCATTACACTCTTTAATACAAATGACAAGAAAACATATGATCCTTTACCAGATATCGAG ATCTTCGTTGATGCATATTGA
- the LOC111916152 gene encoding uncharacterized protein LOC111916152 isoform X1 yields MSSTQSLHSLAFRVMRLCRPTFHIETPLRFDLSDLIVGEDLLDDPSAAPHIRRLLQSQSTTTDSSTDLTYSNRFLLRDDPSDAMGLSGMLVLPQAFGAIYLGETFCSYISINNSSSFEVRDIIIKAEIQTERQRILLLDTTKTPVETIRAGGRYDFIVEHDVKELGAHTLVCTAQYSDGDAERKYLPQYFKFIVSNPLSVRTKVRVVKETTYLEACLENNTKSNLYMDQVEFEPTLQWGATLLKADDHHSEKGVLNREIFKEPVLIKSGGGIHNYLYQLKSLDELSTPTKIEGNNVLGKLQITWRTNLGEPGRLQTQQILGNPIAHKEIELKATKVPPVIILEKPFTVGLSVTNLSEKNVGPFEVVLSLTDNHAVMVNGVKRMALPQVEAYKSLDFQLNLIAMELGMQKISGITLFNTNDKKTYDPLPDIEVRFFYIN; encoded by the exons atgagcAGCACACAGTCGTTACACTCGCTAGCCTTCAGGGTGATGCGGTTATGTCGGCCGACGTTCCACATCGAAACCCCACTCCGATTCGACCTCTCCGATCTCATCGTCGGCGAGGATCTCTTGGACGATCCTTCCGCCGCACCTCACATTCGTCGTCTCCTCCAATCTCAATCCACAACCACCGACTCCTCCACCGATCTGACCTACAGTAATCGGTTCCTCCTCCGTGATGATCCCTCCGACGCCATGGGCCTCTCCGGTATGCTTGTTCTCCCTCAGGCATTCGG GGCAATTTATCTTGGAGAAACGTTTTGTAGTTATATAAGCATCAACAACAGCTCTAGTTTTGAAGTGAGGGACATTATAATCAAG GCAGAAATACAAACAGAAAGACAGAGGATACTGCTTTTGGATACAACAAAAACACCTGTAGAAACAATAAGAGCAGGAGGGCGTTATGATTTCATTGTTGAACATGATGTTAAAGAACTTGGTGCACACAC CTTGGTGTGTACAGCTCAATATAGTGATGGTGATGCTGAACGCAAATATCTCCCTCAGTATTTCAAGTTCATAGTTTCAAATCCACTTTCTGTCAGAACAAAg GTCCGTGTTGTGAAG GAAACAACATATTTGGAGGCTTGTTTAGAAAATAATACAAAATCAAATCTTTATATGGATCAAGTGGAATTTGAGCCAACTTTACAATGGGGTGCAACATTATTAAAAGCTGATGATCATCATTCAGAAAAGGGTGTTTTAAACAG AGAGATATTCAAGGAACCTGTTCTAATTAAATCAGGTGGAGGAATTCACAATTATCTTTATCAATTAAAATCATTAGATGAATTATCTACACCAACAAAGATTGAGGGTAATAATGTCCTTGGTAAACTTCAAATAACATGGCGTACAAATTTAGGTGAACCTGGGCGCTTACAAACACAACAAATTCTTGGTAAT CCCATTGCACACAAAGAGATTGAATTGAAAGCAACTAAGGTGCCACCTGTCATCATTTTAGAAAAACCCTTCACA GTGGGGTTGAGTGTAACAAATCTTAGTGAGAAGAATGTTGGGCCATTTGAAGTTGTCTTATCTCTCACTGATAACCATGCTGTTATGGTTAATGGAGTTAAAAGAAtg GCTTTACCTCAGGTGGAGGCATACAAATCTTTGGATTTCCAACTG AATCTGATTGCTATGGAACTTGGAATGCAGAAAATCAGTGGCATTACACTCTTTAATACAAATGACAAGAAAACATATGATCCTTTACCAGATATCGAGGTAAGATTTTTTTACATAAATTAA
- the LOC111916152 gene encoding uncharacterized protein LOC111916152 isoform X2 — MSSTQSLHSLAFRVMRLCRPTFHIETPLRFDLSDLIVGEDLLDDPSAAPHIRRLLQSQSTTTDSSTDLTYSNRFLLRDDPSDAMGLSGMLVLPQAFGAIYLGETFCSYISINNSSSFEVRDIIIKAEIQTERQRILLLDTTKTPVETIRAGGRYDFIVEHDVKELGAHTLVCTAQYSDGDAERKYLPQYFKFIVSNPLSVRTKVRVVKETTYLEACLENNTKSNLYMDQVEFEPTLQWGATLLKADDHHSEKGVLNREIFKEPVLIKSGGGIHNYLYQLKSLDELSTPTKIEGNNVLGKLQITWRTNLGEPGRLQTQQILGNPIAHKEIELKATKVPPVIILEKPFTVGLSVTNLSEKNVGPFEVVLSLTDNHAVMVNGVKRMALPQVEAYKSLDFQLNLIAMELGMQKISGITLFNTNDKKTYDPLPDIEIFVDAY; from the exons atgagcAGCACACAGTCGTTACACTCGCTAGCCTTCAGGGTGATGCGGTTATGTCGGCCGACGTTCCACATCGAAACCCCACTCCGATTCGACCTCTCCGATCTCATCGTCGGCGAGGATCTCTTGGACGATCCTTCCGCCGCACCTCACATTCGTCGTCTCCTCCAATCTCAATCCACAACCACCGACTCCTCCACCGATCTGACCTACAGTAATCGGTTCCTCCTCCGTGATGATCCCTCCGACGCCATGGGCCTCTCCGGTATGCTTGTTCTCCCTCAGGCATTCGG GGCAATTTATCTTGGAGAAACGTTTTGTAGTTATATAAGCATCAACAACAGCTCTAGTTTTGAAGTGAGGGACATTATAATCAAG GCAGAAATACAAACAGAAAGACAGAGGATACTGCTTTTGGATACAACAAAAACACCTGTAGAAACAATAAGAGCAGGAGGGCGTTATGATTTCATTGTTGAACATGATGTTAAAGAACTTGGTGCACACAC CTTGGTGTGTACAGCTCAATATAGTGATGGTGATGCTGAACGCAAATATCTCCCTCAGTATTTCAAGTTCATAGTTTCAAATCCACTTTCTGTCAGAACAAAg GTCCGTGTTGTGAAG GAAACAACATATTTGGAGGCTTGTTTAGAAAATAATACAAAATCAAATCTTTATATGGATCAAGTGGAATTTGAGCCAACTTTACAATGGGGTGCAACATTATTAAAAGCTGATGATCATCATTCAGAAAAGGGTGTTTTAAACAG AGAGATATTCAAGGAACCTGTTCTAATTAAATCAGGTGGAGGAATTCACAATTATCTTTATCAATTAAAATCATTAGATGAATTATCTACACCAACAAAGATTGAGGGTAATAATGTCCTTGGTAAACTTCAAATAACATGGCGTACAAATTTAGGTGAACCTGGGCGCTTACAAACACAACAAATTCTTGGTAAT CCCATTGCACACAAAGAGATTGAATTGAAAGCAACTAAGGTGCCACCTGTCATCATTTTAGAAAAACCCTTCACA GTGGGGTTGAGTGTAACAAATCTTAGTGAGAAGAATGTTGGGCCATTTGAAGTTGTCTTATCTCTCACTGATAACCATGCTGTTATGGTTAATGGAGTTAAAAGAAtg GCTTTACCTCAGGTGGAGGCATACAAATCTTTGGATTTCCAACTG AATCTGATTGCTATGGAACTTGGAATGCAGAAAATCAGTGGCATTACACTCTTTAATACAAATGACAAGAAAACATATGATCCTTTACCAGATATCGAG ATCTTCGTTGATGCATATTGA